The Benincasa hispida cultivar B227 chromosome 9, ASM972705v1, whole genome shotgun sequence genome has a segment encoding these proteins:
- the LOC120085898 gene encoding putative clathrin assembly protein At2g25430 → MAPSTIRKAIGAVKDQTSIGIAKVASNMAPDLEVAIVKATSHDDDPASEKYIREILSLTSYSRGYVSACVSAISKRLAKTRDWIVALKALILVHRLLNEGDPVFQEEILYATRRGTRLLNMSDFKDEAHSSSWDHSAFVRTYAFYLDQRLELMLFEKKGGSTRGNSRGDDRFDGRDDFRSPPPRPYDNSYGEYRGEREYGNYGGMRRSRSYGDVGESVGRDGQGQGHNNKGPVTPLREMAIERIFGKMGHLQRLLDRFLSCRPTGLAKNSRMILYALYPLVRESFQLYADICEVLAVLLDKFFDMEYSDCMKAFDAYGSAAKQIDELIAFYNWCKDTGVARSSEYPEVQRITSKLLETLEEFLRERGKRPKSPEREPPPPAPEEEEPVPDMNEIKALPPPENYTPPPPEPEPQPAPKPQPQVTEDLVNLRDDGVSADDQGNKLALALFAGPVANGANGSWEAFPSDGQPEVTSAWQTPAAEPGKADWELALVETASNLSRQKAALGGGLDPLLLNGMYDQGMVRQHTSTAQLSGGSASSVALPGPGNSKTPILALPAPDGTVQTVNQDPFATSLSVPAPSYVQMVEMEKKQHLLMQEQQLWQQYARDGMQGQSSLNKISNPPGYYNTGMAPMAPMPYGMPPMNGMGGYYYVPQ, encoded by the coding sequence ATGGCGCCTAGTACGATTCGGAAGGCGATCGGGGCTGTGAAGGATCAGACGAGTATTGGAATTGCGAAAGTTGCGAGTAATATGGCGCCGGACCTTGAGGTGGCGATCGTGAAGGCGACGAGCCATGACGATGATCCGGCTAGTGAGAAGTACATCAGGGAGATTTTGAGTCTGACATCGTATTCTCGTGGATATGTGAGTGCGTGTGTTTCGGCGATTTCGAAGCGTTTGGCCAAGACGAGGGACTGGATTGTGGCGCTCAAGGCACTGATACTTGTGCATAGGTTGTTGAATGAAGGGGACCCGGTGTTTCAGGAGGAGATCTTGTATGCTACTAGAAGAGGTACGAGGCTGTTGAATATGTCTGACTTTAAGGATGAAGCTCATTCGAGCTCGTGGGATCACTCAGCGTTTGTTCGAACTTATGCATTCTACTTGGATCAACGGCTGGAATTGATGTTGTTTGAGAAGAAAGGTGGTAGTACAAGGGGAAATTCCCGTGGGGATGATAGATTTGATGGAAGAGATGACTTTAGATCTCCACCTCCGAGGCCCTACGATAACAGTTACGGTGAGTATAGGGGAGAAAGAGAGTATGGAAATTATGGTGGGATGAGGAGGTCGAGATCTTATGGTGATGTGGGAGAATCTGTGGGGAGGGACGGGCAGGGGCAGGGGCATAACAACAAGGGGCCGGTGACCCCGTTGAGGGAAATGGCGATTGAGAGAATTTTCGGGAAGATGGGACATTTGCAGAGACTGTTGGATAGATTCTTGTCATGTCGACCGACAGGGTTGGCGAAGAATAGTAGGATGATTTTGTATGCTTTGTACCCTCTAGTGAGGGAAAGTTTTCAATTGTATGCAGATATTTGTGAGGTTTTGGCTGTTTTGCTTGACAAATTCTTTGATATGGAGTATTCCGACTGTATGAAGGCATTTGATGCATATGGTAGTGCAGCCAAGCAGATTGATGAGCTAATTGCATTCTATAATTGGTGTAAAGATACGGGAGTTGCTAGGTCCTCTGAGTATCCAGAGGTGCAGAGAATCACTAGCAAGTTACTGGAGACATTGGAGGAGTTTTTGAGGGAAAGAGGGAAGAGACCAAAGAGTCCCGAGAGGGAGCCACCTCCACCCGCTCCTGAAGAGGAAGAACCAGTGCCTGATATGAATGAAATAAAAGCTCTTCCTCCACCTGAAAATTACACGCCACCTCCGCCCGAGCCCGAGCCCCAGCCTGCGCCCAAACCTCAACCACAAGTCACGGAAGACTTGGTCAATCTAAGAGATGATGGAGTTAGTGCAGATGATCAAGGTAATAAACTGGCATTGGCTCTGTTTGCCGGTCCAGTAGCGAATGGCGCAAATGGATCCTGGGAAGCTTTCCCTTCCGATGGACAGCCAGAAGTAACCTCTGCCTGGCAGACCCCAGCTGCCGAACCTGGCAAAGCCGATTGGGAGTTGGCTTTGGTTGAGACAGCAAGCAATCTATCAAGGCAGAAAGCAGCACTCGGTGGTGGACTGGACCCGTTGTTGCTAAATGGGATGTATGATCAAGGAATGGTTAGGCAGCACACTAGCACCGCACAGCTGAGCGGTGGAAGCGCTAGCAGTGTAGCATTGCCTGGCCCTGGGAATAGCAAAACTCCGATACTGGCTCTTCCAGCTCCAGATGGAACTGTCCAGACAGTGAATCAGGATCCTTTTGCCACATCGTTAAGCGTTCCAGCTCCTTCTTATGTGCAAATGGTGGAGATGGAGAAGAAACAGCATCTGCTGATGCAGGAACAGCAGTTATGGCAGCAGTATGCAAGAGATGGGATGCAGGGGCAGAGCAGTTTGAACAAAATCAGTAACCCTCCAGGTTACTACAATACAGGCATGGCACCAATGGCTCCGATGCCCTATGGAATGCCTCCGATGAACGGAATGGGCGGGTATTACTACGTTCCTCAATGA
- the LOC120086684 gene encoding uncharacterized protein LOC120086684 translates to MPPRTGCRPFECVRRAWHSERHQPIRGSLIQEIFRVVSEVHCCATKKNKEWQEKLPIVVLKAEEILYSKADSEAEYMDITTLWARINEAINMIIRLDKDAETGEFLHPCIEAALYLGCTPRRSSKSNRGSNLRGYLNSCTPQVLDTSPHYTNSIRPTVLSSQHFSSCPNLSKQTRNVSKAQPKNQNHVGVHSTNPTSTVYKNIWPLIGRQPLLTETVAGWNMFSLCPLYHGSNQCVSGIEIQPMPLHSNPIFSGPAPFKYFHSNDVIPARNNRIDLVNSTLHKQQKTTCDLSLRLGPLSIPHSSINNGQSKTINDIGAIASQRQITSSSGRSSQLDKTFAFFPLHGTYGALDSH, encoded by the exons ATGCCCCCAAGAACAGGGTGTCGGCCATTTGAGTGTGTGAGGAGAGCTTGGCATAGTGAAAGACATCAACCCATTAGAGGTTCTCTCATTCAAGAGATTTTCAg GGTTGTTAGTGAAGTTCATTGCTGTGCTACAAAGAAGAATAAGGAGTGGCAAGAGAAGCTTCCCATTGTTGTTCTTAAAGCTGAAGAGATTTTGTATTCTAAAGCTGACTCTGAG GCTGAATACATGGATATTACTACACTATGGGCCCGAATAAATGAAGCGATTAATATGATAATTCGGCTTGATAAGGATGCCGAAACTGGGGAGTTTCTTCATCCTTGTATTGAAG CTGCTCTCTATTTGGGCTGCACGCCGAGAAGATCGTCGAAGAGTAACCGAGGTAGTAATCTGAGGGGCTACCTTAATTCCTGCACTCCACAGGTCTTAGACACATCACCTCACTACACCAACTCCATTAGGCCAACTGTTTTGAGTTCACAACACTTCTCATCTTGTCCAAATTTGTCAAAGCAGACGAGAAATGTATCGAAAGCCCAACCGAAAAACCAAAACCATGTTGGTGTTCATAGCACAAACCCGACTTCAACTGTGTATAAGAATATTTGGCCATTGATCGGTAGGCAACCGCTCCTAACAGAGACCGTTGCTGGATGGAACATGTTTTCTTTGTGTCCATTGTATCATGGAAGCAATCAATGCGTATCCGGTATCGAAATCCAACCAATGCCCCTCCACAGCAATCCAATTTTCTCTGGTCCAGCTCCGTTTAAGTACTTCCATTCCAATGATGTGATTCCTGCAAGAAACAACAGAATTGATTTAGTAAATAGTACTCTTCACAAGCAACAGAAAACAACTTGTGATCTATCGTTGCGGTTGGGCCCTCTTTCCATTCCACACTCGAGCATCAACAACGGTCAATCCAAGACGATCAATGACATTGGTGCTATCGCCTCTCAAAGGCAAATCACGAGTTCCTCGGGTCGCTCGTCCCAACTAGACAAAACGTTTGCTTTCTTCCCTCTCCATGGTACATATGGTGCATTAGATTCCCATTAG
- the LOC120087150 gene encoding G-type lectin S-receptor-like serine/threonine-protein kinase SD2-5 isoform X2 encodes MLKKGSVVVWSTNSSDKGVSSLELQDSGNLVLRANDSDNGIVWQSFSHPTDTLLSGQDFVEGMRLVSDLSNNNISYYLEMKSGDMTLLAGFQSPQPYWSMAKENRKTVNKNGGAVFSATLDVNSWKFYDRSKVLLWQFIFSNIANENATWIAVLGDDGFVSFYNLQVSGAASTTKIPEDSCSTPEPCGPYFICYSGNRCQCPSVLSTKPNCQHGIVSPCDQSNGSIELVNAGTGVKYFALGFLPSTSTDLNGCKTSCMSNCSCRALFFESRTGNCFLLDDVGSFQNSNEDSDFVSYIKVLKNGGSGDNNGGSKNGGMNSHIVAIIIVFTVFVICGLVYLAFCYYRKKRKLPGTLQETSEDDNFLDGLTGAPIRYSYDDLQTATNNFSMKLGQGGFGSVYQGVLPDGTRVAVKKLEAIGQGKKEFRAEVSIIGSIHHVHLVRLKGYCAEGSHKLLAYEYMGNGSLDKWIFRKNKEDFLLDWNTRFNIALGTAKGLAYLHEDCDVKIIHCDIKPENVLLDDKFLAKVSDFGLAKLMTHEQSHVFTTLRGTRGYLAPEWITNYAISEKSDVYSYGMVLLEIIGGRKNFDSTETSEKCHFPSYAFKMMEEGRLENILDSNLVIKNGDERVFTAIKVALWCIQEDMHLRPPMTRVVQMLEGLCAVPPPPTSSPLGSRLFSSFFKSISEGGTSSGPSDCNSDAYLSAVKLSGPR; translated from the coding sequence ATGTTGAAGAAAGGTTCTGTTGTGGTTTGGTCTACAAATTCAAGTGACAAAGGGGTTTCTTCCTTGGAGTTGCAAGACTCGGGAAATTTGGTTTTACGAGCGAACGACAGCGATAATGGAATAGTTTGGCAGAGTTTTAGTCATCCAACTGATACTCTTTTATCAGGGCAGGATTTTGTTGAAGGAATGAGACTTGTGAGTGATCTTAGTAATAATAACATTAGCTATTACCTTGAAATGAAGTCTGGTGATATGACACTCTTAGCAGGTTTTCAATCCCCACAGCCTTACTGGTCTATGGCTAAGGAGAATCGTAAAACCGTTAATAAAAATGGCGGGGCAGTCTTCTCGGCGACTCTTGATGTGAACTCTTGGAAGTTTTATGATCGAAGCAAAGTCTTGCTCTGGCAATTCATCTTCTCGAATATAGCCAATGAAAATGCAACTTGGATAGCAGTTTTAGGAGATGATGGTTTTGTGTCTTTTTATAATCTTCAAGTTTCTGGTGCGGCTTCAACTACTAAGATACCTGAAGACTCTTGTAGCACACCGGAACCGTGTGGCCCATATTTTATATGTTATAGTGGGAACCGATGCCAATGTCCTTCAGTTCTTAGCACCAAACCGAATTGTCAACATGGGATTGTCTCTCCTTGTGATCAATCAAATGGAAGTATTGAGCTTGTAAATGCAGGGACTGGGGTAAAATATTTTGCACTTGGATTCCTACCATCCACTTCGACTGATTTAAATGGTTGCAAAACCTCTTGCATGAGCAACTGTTCTTGCCGTGCATTGTTCTTTGAAAGCCGAACGGGGAACTGCTTCTTGTTGGATGACGTTGGTAGCTTTCAAAACTCCAATGAGGACTCTGACTTTGTTTCATACATCAAGGTCTTGAAGAATGGAGGCAGCGGTGACAACAACGGAGGGAGTAAAAATGGTGGAATGAACTCTCATATTGTTGCGATCATCATTGTTTTTACCGTGTTCGTCATTTGTGGTCTAGTTTATTTGGCATTTTGTTACTacaggaaaaagagaaaactaCCGGGAACTCTTCAAGAGACTTCCGAGGATGATAACTTCTTGGATGGTTTAACAGGGGCGCCTATTCGTTATAGCTACGACGATCTTCAAACTGCAACCAATAATTTCTCTATGAAACTTGGTCAAGGAGGATTTGGCTCAGTATATCAAGGAGTTCTACCTGATGGAACTCGGGTTGCTGTGAAGAAATTGGAAGCAATTGGTCAAGGGAAGAAGGAGTTTCGAGCTGAAGTGAGCATAATTGGTAGTATCCATCATGTTCACTTGGTCAGGCTCAAGGGCTATTGTGCTGAAGGATCACACAAGCTTCTTGCTTATGAATACATGGGAAATGGTTCTTTGGACAAATGGATATTTAGGAAGAATAAAGAAGATTTTTTGTTAGATTGGAATACAAGATTCAATATTGCGTTAGGAACAGCTAAGGGGCTAGCTTACCTCCATGAAGATTGTGATGTAAAGATTATTCACTGTGACATCAAACCCGAAAATGTGCTTCTGGACGACAAATTCCTTGCAAAAGTATCAGACTTTGGCCTTGCAAAGCTAATGACACATGAGCAGAGCCATGTTTTTACGACACTAAGAGGAACTCGAGGGTATCTTGCTCCAGAGTGGATCACAAACTACGCCATTTCAGAGAAGAGTGACGTGTATAGCTACGGTATGGTATTGCTCGAGATAATTGGGGGAAGAAAAAACTTTGACTCAACAGAAACTTCGGAAAAATGCCACTTCCCATCTTATGCTTTTAAAATGATGGAAGAAGGAAGACTTGAAAACATCCTTGACTCAAATCTGGTCATAAAAAATGGTGATGAGAGAGTTTTTACAGCCATTAAAGTTGCACTGTGGTGCATACAAGAAGATATGCATCTCAGGCCACCAATGACTAGAGTAGTCCAAATGCTCGAAGGCCTTTGTGCCGTTCCTCCGCCTCCAACTTCCTCCCCTCTCGGTTCTCGCCTATTTTCAAGTTTCTTCAAATCAATCAGTGAGGGAGGAACCTCTTCTGGGCCATCGGACTGCAACAGCGATGCGTATCTTTCAGCTGTGAAGCTCTCCGGGCCAAGATGA
- the LOC120087150 gene encoding G-type lectin S-receptor-like serine/threonine-protein kinase SD2-5 isoform X1 has translation MGASNFGGFICLLAWLSLFILIQCEVCFASTRSFGKISPGFQGSQMRWIDNNGLFLMSNNSTFGFGFVTTQDVTMFLLAVIHTDSLRVVWSANRAFPVANSDEFTFDEKGNAMLKKGSVVVWSTNSSDKGVSSLELQDSGNLVLRANDSDNGIVWQSFSHPTDTLLSGQDFVEGMRLVSDLSNNNISYYLEMKSGDMTLLAGFQSPQPYWSMAKENRKTVNKNGGAVFSATLDVNSWKFYDRSKVLLWQFIFSNIANENATWIAVLGDDGFVSFYNLQVSGAASTTKIPEDSCSTPEPCGPYFICYSGNRCQCPSVLSTKPNCQHGIVSPCDQSNGSIELVNAGTGVKYFALGFLPSTSTDLNGCKTSCMSNCSCRALFFESRTGNCFLLDDVGSFQNSNEDSDFVSYIKVLKNGGSGDNNGGSKNGGMNSHIVAIIIVFTVFVICGLVYLAFCYYRKKRKLPGTLQETSEDDNFLDGLTGAPIRYSYDDLQTATNNFSMKLGQGGFGSVYQGVLPDGTRVAVKKLEAIGQGKKEFRAEVSIIGSIHHVHLVRLKGYCAEGSHKLLAYEYMGNGSLDKWIFRKNKEDFLLDWNTRFNIALGTAKGLAYLHEDCDVKIIHCDIKPENVLLDDKFLAKVSDFGLAKLMTHEQSHVFTTLRGTRGYLAPEWITNYAISEKSDVYSYGMVLLEIIGGRKNFDSTETSEKCHFPSYAFKMMEEGRLENILDSNLVIKNGDERVFTAIKVALWCIQEDMHLRPPMTRVVQMLEGLCAVPPPPTSSPLGSRLFSSFFKSISEGGTSSGPSDCNSDAYLSAVKLSGPR, from the coding sequence ATGGGTGCTTCAAATTTTGGTGGTTTCATCTGTTTGTTGGCTTGGTTGtctttgtttattttgattcaATGTGAAGTATGCTTTGCAAGTACTAGGAGTTTTGGGAAAATCTCTCCAGGGTTTCAAGGATCTCAAATGAGATGGATTGATAACAATGGCTTGTTTCTTATGTCAAATAATTCTACATTTGGATTTGGGTTTGTGACTACTCAAGATGTCACAATGTTTTTACTGGCTGTCATCCACACAGACAGCTTAAGAGTAGTTTGGTCTGCAAACAGGGCCTTCCCTGTTGCTAACTCTGATGAGTTTACATTTGATGAGAAGGGAAATGCAATGTTGAAGAAAGGTTCTGTTGTGGTTTGGTCTACAAATTCAAGTGACAAAGGGGTTTCTTCCTTGGAGTTGCAAGACTCGGGAAATTTGGTTTTACGAGCGAACGACAGCGATAATGGAATAGTTTGGCAGAGTTTTAGTCATCCAACTGATACTCTTTTATCAGGGCAGGATTTTGTTGAAGGAATGAGACTTGTGAGTGATCTTAGTAATAATAACATTAGCTATTACCTTGAAATGAAGTCTGGTGATATGACACTCTTAGCAGGTTTTCAATCCCCACAGCCTTACTGGTCTATGGCTAAGGAGAATCGTAAAACCGTTAATAAAAATGGCGGGGCAGTCTTCTCGGCGACTCTTGATGTGAACTCTTGGAAGTTTTATGATCGAAGCAAAGTCTTGCTCTGGCAATTCATCTTCTCGAATATAGCCAATGAAAATGCAACTTGGATAGCAGTTTTAGGAGATGATGGTTTTGTGTCTTTTTATAATCTTCAAGTTTCTGGTGCGGCTTCAACTACTAAGATACCTGAAGACTCTTGTAGCACACCGGAACCGTGTGGCCCATATTTTATATGTTATAGTGGGAACCGATGCCAATGTCCTTCAGTTCTTAGCACCAAACCGAATTGTCAACATGGGATTGTCTCTCCTTGTGATCAATCAAATGGAAGTATTGAGCTTGTAAATGCAGGGACTGGGGTAAAATATTTTGCACTTGGATTCCTACCATCCACTTCGACTGATTTAAATGGTTGCAAAACCTCTTGCATGAGCAACTGTTCTTGCCGTGCATTGTTCTTTGAAAGCCGAACGGGGAACTGCTTCTTGTTGGATGACGTTGGTAGCTTTCAAAACTCCAATGAGGACTCTGACTTTGTTTCATACATCAAGGTCTTGAAGAATGGAGGCAGCGGTGACAACAACGGAGGGAGTAAAAATGGTGGAATGAACTCTCATATTGTTGCGATCATCATTGTTTTTACCGTGTTCGTCATTTGTGGTCTAGTTTATTTGGCATTTTGTTACTacaggaaaaagagaaaactaCCGGGAACTCTTCAAGAGACTTCCGAGGATGATAACTTCTTGGATGGTTTAACAGGGGCGCCTATTCGTTATAGCTACGACGATCTTCAAACTGCAACCAATAATTTCTCTATGAAACTTGGTCAAGGAGGATTTGGCTCAGTATATCAAGGAGTTCTACCTGATGGAACTCGGGTTGCTGTGAAGAAATTGGAAGCAATTGGTCAAGGGAAGAAGGAGTTTCGAGCTGAAGTGAGCATAATTGGTAGTATCCATCATGTTCACTTGGTCAGGCTCAAGGGCTATTGTGCTGAAGGATCACACAAGCTTCTTGCTTATGAATACATGGGAAATGGTTCTTTGGACAAATGGATATTTAGGAAGAATAAAGAAGATTTTTTGTTAGATTGGAATACAAGATTCAATATTGCGTTAGGAACAGCTAAGGGGCTAGCTTACCTCCATGAAGATTGTGATGTAAAGATTATTCACTGTGACATCAAACCCGAAAATGTGCTTCTGGACGACAAATTCCTTGCAAAAGTATCAGACTTTGGCCTTGCAAAGCTAATGACACATGAGCAGAGCCATGTTTTTACGACACTAAGAGGAACTCGAGGGTATCTTGCTCCAGAGTGGATCACAAACTACGCCATTTCAGAGAAGAGTGACGTGTATAGCTACGGTATGGTATTGCTCGAGATAATTGGGGGAAGAAAAAACTTTGACTCAACAGAAACTTCGGAAAAATGCCACTTCCCATCTTATGCTTTTAAAATGATGGAAGAAGGAAGACTTGAAAACATCCTTGACTCAAATCTGGTCATAAAAAATGGTGATGAGAGAGTTTTTACAGCCATTAAAGTTGCACTGTGGTGCATACAAGAAGATATGCATCTCAGGCCACCAATGACTAGAGTAGTCCAAATGCTCGAAGGCCTTTGTGCCGTTCCTCCGCCTCCAACTTCCTCCCCTCTCGGTTCTCGCCTATTTTCAAGTTTCTTCAAATCAATCAGTGAGGGAGGAACCTCTTCTGGGCCATCGGACTGCAACAGCGATGCGTATCTTTCAGCTGTGAAGCTCTCCGGGCCAAGATGA